A genome region from Hippopotamus amphibius kiboko isolate mHipAmp2 chromosome 1, mHipAmp2.hap2, whole genome shotgun sequence includes the following:
- the LOC130833348 gene encoding small nuclear ribonucleoprotein E-like has protein sequence MAYRGQGQKVQKVMVQPINLIFRYLQNRSRIQVWLYEQVNMWIEGCIIGFDEYMNLVLDDAEEIHSKTKSRKQLGRIMLKGDNITLLQSVSN, from the coding sequence ATGGCGTATCGGGGCCAGGGCCAGAAGGTGCAGAAGGTGATGGTGCAGCCCATCAATCTCATCTTCAGGTACTTGCAAAATAGATCTCGGATTCAAGTGTGGCTTTATGAGCAAGTGAATATGTGGATAGAGGGCTGTATCATTGGTTTTGATGAGTACATGAACCTCGTGTTAGATGATGCAGAAGAGATTCATtctaaaacaaagtcaagaaaacaacTGGGTCGGATCATGCTAAAAGGAGATAATATTACTCTGCTCCAAAGTGTCTCCAACTAG